A portion of the Candidatus Dormiibacterota bacterium genome contains these proteins:
- a CDS encoding DUF4097 family beta strand repeat-containing protein, producing EVQSQAGSLRIRDVKAPIKADVQAGQTRIEGFASPLQLTARAGSVRASGRLDHGASRVTCEAGSVKLRLEEGSSVRVTAKTTLGSVSVSGQQQDGAWLIGDGRGTLDVSTTMGSVRVVTD from the coding sequence GAGGTGCAGTCACAGGCCGGCAGCCTCAGGATCCGCGACGTGAAGGCGCCGATCAAGGCCGACGTCCAGGCGGGCCAGACCCGGATCGAGGGCTTTGCTTCACCGCTGCAGCTGACCGCGCGGGCCGGCAGCGTCCGCGCCAGCGGCCGCCTGGACCACGGCGCCTCGCGCGTCACCTGCGAGGCCGGCAGCGTCAAGCTCCGCCTCGAGGAGGGGTCCAGCGTCAGGGTCACCGCCAAGACAACGCTCGGCAGCGTCAGCGTGTCGGGTCAGCAGCAGGACGGAGCCTGGCTGATCGGAGACGGACGGGGCACCCTCGACGTTTCGACGACCATGGGCTCGGTTCGGGTCGTGACCGATTGA
- a CDS encoding DUF2089 domain-containing protein: MSPRQPRNAPRDCPVCGERLALTRLSCRSCGTEIAGDFEACEFCALGADDRQLLRHFLASRGNMKELERHLGVSYPTTRARFDQLLARLGLATERPPAGARVELLERLARGEIDVDEAMEGLTGKPE, encoded by the coding sequence TTGAGCCCGCGCCAACCCCGGAACGCTCCCCGCGACTGCCCGGTCTGCGGGGAGCGCCTCGCCCTCACGCGCTTGAGCTGCCGCTCCTGCGGGACCGAGATCGCCGGCGACTTCGAGGCCTGCGAGTTCTGCGCCCTGGGCGCGGACGACCGGCAGCTGCTGCGCCACTTCCTCGCCTCACGGGGCAACATGAAGGAGCTCGAGCGACACCTGGGAGTCAGCTACCCGACCACCCGAGCCAGGTTCGACCAGCTACTGGCCCGCCTGGGCCTGGCAACCGAACGCCCGCCCGCAGGCGCCAGGGTCGAACTCCTGGAACGCCTGGCCCGCGGCGAAATCGACGTCGACGAAGCCATGGAAGGCCTGACCGGCAAGCCCGAGTAG